The Cynocephalus volans isolate mCynVol1 chromosome 16, mCynVol1.pri, whole genome shotgun sequence DNA segment TAGTAACTTAGGACCATCATCTGGAATAGAAGACTCTACCTCAAACAGCTGGATCGTACAAAATGTTTGCCCTTGCTGTCCCTAGCCTAATCTGTACTCCATCCATAGTCCAGCCTTTTCATTTCCCAGTCCTTCAATTGGCCCAGTGCCAAGTTATTCATACTGGTACAAATTCTGCCGATGTTTTATTTTGTAACCCTATTATGACCTGCATAGAAGTGTctcaacatatattttttaaataaatcagtgAACAACCAATTGTTTTGATCCATGGCCTTTCAAACTGCCACATCACAATCTCTGTTACCTCCACAGTATTCTCCTCTGAAACACTGGGCATTGATGCGAAGACAGGTCCAGCAATCAAGGACAGGCCCTTCAGTCACAACTGATAAAGACAAGACAGATAATTGGAAGGGGGCATGCTACGGGAGTTCTTTAGCTCAGATGTCAGGTATGGATTGGATCTCAGGCATTCCCAGGATTCTTAAGTTTGCATTGttgtgaattttctttcttcccctagCAATTGTTTCTTGATGGGTCAAAATCTGTAATTTAAGTTAGATTTTGAGGGAAAAGATACTTCGGCTTATACTGGGGTGATGAGTTGTTAACCATACCTTAGGAGACATCTGAGCACCTGCAAAATCTGTGGGTGTCTGAGATTTCATAAGCTAGAACTTTTTTAATTACACCTTATTGGCAGTCCCCATTATAACCACAGCTCTAGGAATTGGGTGCTCAGTGTAACAGGTGGGAGAGAAACGGCCATATAGAGCaaaggagatggaaaaatatGGGCTGAAACCTCAAGATGTCACATGTGCTGTACTCACTGCAATCTTCAGAACAAGCTAAAAGAGAATCAGAAAGTTCTGATGAGTTCAGAATCAACTTATGGTTTACTATATTTATGCccaagttgtcttttttttttttttaattttattttgtcgatattcattgtggctgattattgttgcccatcactaaaacctccctccctccttcctcccccctcccccccaccaatgtcccttctgtttgcttgtcatatcaacttcaagtaattgtggttgttatatcttcttccccccgttTACCCACTTAGTTCCAGCTACCCCTCCACCTGTTCTAAATGACTTTGGTATGaaccccccttcctcctcttacacctcattttctatttccttctcatAATTTCAATGTCGTTAGATAGAAATTATTCATTACCAACTTCAGAGAAGCTCTTTAATGTTTCTTTCAGTTTGGATTCCAGGTTTTGGCGGAAATTGAGAAGCTTGCCTTGAAGGATAAAGACACCTAATGGGGTGAAAGGGATGTCAGAAAACAGGTGTGGCCCTTCCCTTCAGAATTTAATTCTAGTTGTTTTGCCTGGTTTTCCCCAGACAAATTTCCTCAGACTCACTTGGGCAATACAAACTTTTAACACTGAAACAGTACCTCACCTTTCCAGGTTTCGCTGCCCAgtttatttaattcattcttcACCCACGTTCTCAACTTGACAGCCTTTCTAACAgctggagaggaaggagaaaggtaCATGTGGGGAAATAATTATACCTGTAGAGGAAATTATGTGGACCCAGGTAttctcttccctgcctcccttctccctttaACCCCCAAAACTCAGGGACTCAAGCTTCCCTCACCCAACACCCGAAGCATCTTGTTCCCGTGGGAGACCCTGAAGCTTAAACGGATCGTCTCCTTAATCTGCCTTTCAAGCAGTTGAATTCGACCAGGGACTTCTGAGGGTAACAGCTTTCCCAACAAAGACTTAACATCCTCAATGAATTTGGGGTCACACTCCAAACAGCCTTTGACCCCATGGAAGGCTGCCAGGGATAGGGGCAGGAACAGGAGTAGCCGCAAGTAACCCATTTCCTTGCCCCAGTCCCCAGGCTTTCCCCAACAGCAGGTTGTCCTGGCAACTGGTTCACATAGTTCCTTTTCCTTCAAAAATCCAGGAATGAAACCTTGTTCTGGATAGTCTGACtccaccttttcctctgtttctaTCCCACTTTTAGACAATCTCATTTCCCTAaggatctttgttattttctggctAAGTCTTCATTCCAGAGAGAGGGAACTGCCAGCTGGAGAGCAGATACCTGAGTTCTAAGTGTAgaacacaaagagagagagagaagtcttGAGCTCACACAGAGTTCTGTGCAGGGAGATGTCCCAGAAAAATTGTTCCTTTAGTTCTCTCCCTTATTGTGTCTTTAGTAGATTCCTACATCCCTCCTGAGCATTTGAGTAGTACAACAACATAGATAAATGGTAGGAGAGATCTCATAAGACCTTAGAGATTGTGTAACTCAAACTCTACTTCTACAGAGGAGGTAAGAAAACCTGAGAATATTGAATTGCTTGAGGTATCAATCTCTGTTGGTAGCACTATTACTGAGAATTAAgaaatgtgtgtttatatgtaattatattcaGTTATTTTAATATGATTGATACTTTCTCAGAAATTTCAGGCTACCTTTGTCTGTGGAATTATCCCTCTAGCCATGCTATAACCTGTCTACAGCATTTTTCTTATAGAAAGTCTGGAGCCAGAGACTAGAAAGAACAGTTGAGGAATATAGAATGACAAGTGAGAATACAGCAATGTTCAGGGCTCTTTGGCAGGTATATCCTGAAATACTGATGATAAAGTGTGCAACATACCAggggattttaaaaagtttgtggaaaaatggaattaaaagataaaaataaaagaaataaactttatttcttaacataagcACCATCAAGTTCAAGAAACGTTTGTATTGATACCAGGCATATAATTcattcctaaagaactgagggtcccaggaatttaaccatgtcaatacagtattttttaccttattttttaccaagaaaaatgggtgctctttaaatattttttaagattagtaaacaaaaagaaatcaaaaggagcCAAATCAGTGCTGTAAGGtgaatgcctaatgattttccattgaaactctcacaaaattgccttGTTTGATGAGATAAATGAGCAGgaagcattgttgtggtggagaaggactctctggtgaagctttcccaggcatttttatGCTAAAGCTGTGACAAACTTTCAGGAaatactctcataataagcagatgttatagttctttggccctccagaaagtcaacaagcaaaatgactTTAGCATCCCctaaaactgttgccatgacctctGCTCTTGACCAATCCACTTTTGCTTTTACTGAACCACTTCCACTCTTGGTAGCCATGACTTTGACTGTGCTTTGTTCTCAGGATTTTACTGGTAAATCCATGTTTCATATTTTgtcaaaatttttcaaagaaatgtttcagTGTCTTGAtcctactttaaaattttcattagaaGTTCTGTTCTTGTCTGTATCTGATCTGGGTGCAACGGTTTGGGCACCAATCGAACAGAAAGTTTGCTCAGCTTTAGTTTTTCAGTCacaattgtgtaagctgaactaaTTGAGATGCCTATAaagttggctattgtttctgctgttaatcatagGTCCTCTTCATATAAgacatgaacaagattaattattttcttggaaaATGATATGGATGATCTGCTGCTGTAGGCTTCATTTTCAATACCATTTTGTCCCTTCTtgaaatgagttatccatttgtaaattgaTAATTTCTTTAGGACATTCTACCCATAATCTTCTTGTAGAGCACCAATGATTTCACCACTCTTCCttccaagcttcaccataaataaTTTGAtgttctttcttcaattttagcaaaattcatgttgctctgatagggtaactgttcttttcttttcttttctattctttccttttttttttttggctgctggccagtacagggatcataccctggtgttatcagcaccacgctgtaaccaactgagctaaccagcaagctcCTAATAAGGAATCTTTTCAATCTGATGTCTTATCTTTCTTAGTgcttcaaactagatcctgtttagaaatattataaaaagttagTGCAAGTTTGTTTTGGTGCAAAAAAGTTTTGCAGTCCatacatagttttttcataatacaaattttccatgaaaatggaaatgaattttttgaagacccccctcATATAAGAACATTACCACAGTTTTCTTGGGCTGACCTCTCAGGCCACCTACATGAAAGTGGCcaataaacatgtttttctttcagtacatGGCTCTTTGAATAAGAATGTTCTCTGTTATTTGAAGAAAGTAAAGCTGCTTTGCAGACTTTTCAGAACATCATTTAcctcttgtattagtctgtttcctgttgcttataatagaatacttgaaactgggtgatttacaaagaaataaaatgtatttcttacagtttggagtctgggaggtccaaggtccagggaacatatctagtgagggcctttttctcAGCGGTGACTCTCCCCAGCAATGCAGGGTATTGTAtggtgaatggctgagcaagagagagctaatctgatcactcactctccttataaagccatcagatccaaacccatgaccacccattaaaccatcagtggattaatccattcatgagggtatagTCCTTACACTCAaataacctcttaaaggccccacttttcaattaccataatgggattttccaccctcttgtaacattgttacaatggaaattaaatttgcaatgagttttggggggatattcaatccacggtacctcttttctaatatattgCTTAAATGGTCATGACCTCCTGGAAACCAGGAATCCCTGGCATCCTAAAGGGTTAGTGGTAGGATTTCGACCTAAACTATGGGATAGTAATGTTGTGGACATCTGTTAGGAAAGTTAAAAGAACTACCGTTAATTATATGTCTACCATGTGACAGATGTTGCACTAAACACTTCAGATAGATTATTACAAATGCTCAGGGTACAGCAATCCTTTGAGAgatttcattctcattttacaggtaagaaactGAGACTGAGTGATGTGAAAGAGGCCTCCCTGACAGAATGGTAGTTATGGACTCAGGATTCAAACTCATGTCTGTCTGGCTCCAAACTTTAtatacttttcttcctttcaacaACCACTTTCTGggataatatagaaaataatctCTTGGAATTTGGTAAATCGAGAGATGGGGGGGGTCAattcaaatattttgataatCCAGGATTTATAACTTAATTTTGGCATCTCTCTGctttgattttatattctttagCTAGATGATCTCATCTTTAGAGGACTCCCCAAAGGATTTTCACATGCTTATGTATGAAGGCAAGTGAGCTAATGGGGTTAAGTTAACTCTTAAAACCAAAGTTGAAGACTAAGGGGCTAAGAAACATGGCAGGCAGGTGACCAGGTATGAGAACAAACTGTTCTTTTAGAGAAGATACACATTACAAATATCTTCTAGTCAGTGATGCATACCTTCACTTGGACAGCTTGAAGAGAATCCTTTGCCGCATTACTGAAGAATTCACCCTCATTCCATAGCACATTATTTTGAGCTGGCTTTTGGATAGTCTTGAAAAGTCTCAAAAAAGGCAAGTCACTTTCTAATAAGACACTTGTAATTGAAGGGAATATATGAAAGGGATACCAGTGGAAGAAATCTCAGCCTTATAAGGTAAACAGTCAACAGATAACAACACAGTGTGCTAACGGTAAAGGCGGAAGTACACACAGAGTTTAATGGAAAAACAGAACAGCAGTAATCAAGTCTGAGGAATTTCTCATACAGAAGCTGAATCCAGGAGAATAGAAACAATAATTAGTGAATGTATGATGGTGAATGAGAATCCAGTAGTGTTCAGGAAACTTTAAGGGAAGCATTCTGAAAGTACTCATGATGGAGTATGTAACATATAAGAAAATAACCACAATTTTCATGGGATAGTGCTTCGCATTTcatgaatgtaaaatatttgagCTTTGGAAATGAAGAGCTGTCTGGAAACTGATTAATAATATAATGATTATAttacttaattaaaataataatacttgtgTTTGGAAGGCAATAGGTTAAAGCCCAAATCCTAGATTAATTGTGCTAGTATTTGGTTTGAATTGGCCTGAGGGATATGATTTATTGTCAATACAAATCTGCAGAATAGCTAGCTGAACTCTTTATTTGCTTAAAATACTATAACACATACATAATACTACATGTGTTATAATATTATACCAAATGTATATTTACTCATTTGTGGTTCTTAGATAAGTCATTCATGTATATCTGTTTTTGTACTATAGCACTAAGGATTAGAGATTCTCCCTTTTAACGGCTAGAATCAGTTTTTATGTAGTATTTAGCCTCTTGTAGAAGTTACATAATGCACTGAGGTTTAAAATTTGAAGAATAAGTTTCATAAAGAACAGCAAAAAGCTTCTTACAGAAATTTTCTCTCATCCCATGGTAGATCTGATTCCCAGATTGCTAGATAAAAATGACAAATCTTTGTAGAGCCTCTTAAAGCCTATTTTCTGATGGATAATCTGCCCCTGCTGAGTCCTCCTGTATTGTTTCCTAGCTCTGTCACTTTGCAGAATTCCTGAAAAGTTTAGCAAATAATCCAGATACTTTTTTTGTGCTCAAATGAGGTTAATTCCTGAGAAGGCAATTTTAGTTAGGTTAAGGGAAATACTGAGGAAACATGAGCTTTGGCTTTGTTTCTTTTAGGGGCTTTGAAGAAGGTGCTGACGTGTGGACAACTATACCTGGGGAACAGTGTTACTGTGACAGGATTGGCTATTACAAGGCATTTCTGAGACAATGCCAGTTCCCATGTGGCAGGGGAGGCCCAAGACATTTCCACGGGCTGCTGGTAAACGATGTACAAATGAACTCAGATCTGACTGGGAAACTAGCCAGTGCATATCATCAAGGCTTCAGGTAAAGAGCCCCTATATGACAGCTGGGGAGTAGACCACCAGGCCAGGTAAGGAAATGGAGTTTATAGCCTCAGGGCCTTGATGGGACCAAATCATTAGAAAAGACCACTAAACCCTgacaaaattgaaagataatagtcCAAAAGTGCCCCGCATGTAGATTTTCCCAGCAAACATCACAAGAAGATTGAGAAATGAGGTGGTACCAACCTCACCTTAGAAGATATCagcacattttcaaaaaaaaaaaaaaaaatttaaaatggtcatcaagttaaaaaaaaaagttattatgcAAAGGAACACACATTAGTTGAAGGAATTCACTGCATATCTTACTGAGGAAAAAAAGTCAGGAGTTTTTAAAATCCTGTCTAGAACAGGAGAAAGATCATTGTTGTTATACTTACTACCATTTTAGCATGTTGGACAGGATGGATTGAGTCTGTAGTTGGACTCATAGCTGGTTAAAAGAAGCCTCAATTTCAGTGATTAGGAAGGTGTTTTCATCAGCCTCAAGAGTGGTCTAGCATCCCAGGTTTACTCAGAGTTCATGGTTTCTTATCAGTTCCAGGAGGTTAGAGCTAGCTGTGATGAACCATAACAGTTTTGGTATCTCCTAGACAAATGCTGCTGTAAGTGCATACTGTACACTCATGCACACCCGTCAGCCACACAGTGCCCTGGGGTAACACAAGCCCCCATCTTCCCCTTCATACATCCTATTTTGGAAaaaagcagggaaagggagggaaataTGAAAGAATGATTCTTTCAGAACAAATATAGTTACCTAAAAGAAAGTTGTTTAAATTATCGGGTAAGATTAGGTTTATCATGTTGTGCtgatattcctttttttcctccccagaAAGCTCTGACCAATTACAGCATATGAAGAAGCTATGTCTCTTTGGTGTTATCTGAGAGTAGTGTAAACAAATATGTGACCTTGCAACATAAACACCGTAATATTCAATTCTTAAGACAAGCCTgtgttcccattttataaaatatgagcCTGAAGTTTAGAGACACTAAGAGACTTGTTGAAGGTCACACACCCAGTAAGGGAAAGATTTGGGATTGTAACTCAGATTTGTCTGCCTTTAAATCCATGTTCTTTCCAAAataccaaaatgttttccaaatagaGTTAATCCAAGGTGCCATCATCAATGCCTCAAATGAGCAAGAATAGGGACCCTCAAGGAAATCATTTTTTGTGAGGGAAGAAATATTTTGTGCTCTTGTTTCCcattggtttttttaaaaaaaccaatatGGAATCTATAATCCCAAgcatctttaattatttttccctaTACTcaaattcttttgctttttccttcctcccaatCACTCGTACTGAGGATTTGAAGAGCATTTGTATTCAACTTTAGCCTATTTGCCTGTTGATTAAGTACACAGTTTTCTTAAATATTGCATATGAAAAGACATAGATGCTAATCTAGTTTCTTAAATAAATACCAGATAATAAAGTACTTCTCCTTTCCGCccctcaaaggaaataaaaatatattaaaaacaactgTAAGAATACAATagccaacaacaaaaagtaaCATCTATGAACACACAGCCtgtgttttatattctttattagtATGACCTTATAAAATCCTCATGTTATGAGGTTGATACTATAATTTCCATTTAGAAATGAGTGAActgtaattaaatattttgtacCAGACCACAGAGCTCTCAGGCAGTAGAGCTTCCATCATTAACCTGTTCTGACTGATTCCCTACTTATGTTCTTTTATTCAccaaattctcattttttattaaccaaaaaaagaaaaaaggtaaaaaaagcaCCCTGCACCTGTTCCTAAGTGGTGTATttctgaaaaactaaaatttagtAGATGAAGCATTTTGGCTTAATATAAGGCATTAGGTTAAATTCTAATTCTGGTCCCTGTAGGAACTGATTTCTCTTCCAAGTGTAGAGTCAAGGGAGGAAACCGTTAGTTgaatttgtttgttgttgttgttgttgttgttgacaatatattaataaaatttattacattaaataagtatgtagaaaaaaacattaatgaaatCAATACCCATTAATTTCTATATAATCCTATGCCACGAGGATAGGAAGAGAGTTCTTTATGTTACATGCACAATCCATAAGCAGTGATTATTTGTGGTTAATTTCATGGTTAGAAccctttaaaaacaaattttattgttgataattcttttgcattttactcttttattagtataaaattgtacatttggacctttctctatttgcagagtTCTATTTGCTATCTTGTCCTGAAATATTGATTGGCATAGTTTCCTCTTGACTTTTTCTAGAATGTAAAGTAGACATTTTCTGCATACATACCTCTTTTCAGCACTCTGGCTGTAAATACTAGATTATTCATCAGGTCATTGGAAATTTAATCAAATTCTGTTATATCTTAAGGGTCTTCTGAAAAAGGGCCTCAACAAAATTTGCTATCTACCTGTTTGCTGCCATAAAATGACATGAGGAAACTGACTAGGTCAACAGTGAAACAGAAAGGTTTCAGTTcagtggaggaaaaaaatcttggTGGAATGggtcattaattttaattattggaAAGATCTACAAAAGAAGGTAGGAAACCTCTATCATTCGTTCCTCTGTAAATGTTGGGCAGTCACCCCTCACGGTTTGGTCTTAATTGAATTGGGAGTCCTAGCTGACATAGCTGTTATAACAGAGAATAACTTAAGAAGTATCTGTTTTATATTAgttatttcttaaatttactGCAATTATAACTCTATATGTAttcaatatactttttaaagaatggaaATTCTGGCATTACATATACTAGATGGGAAAGGAGTTTGTCAAGTTtcatattctaaaaattattatgttatttttctcataaacaTATTCACCAAGACAGATTTTAGAAACTGCTCAGCTTTTTAAATGGTAAGggaaatattttagagaaaaatataaaatagttctCAATTGCAGCTATTTGAGTGTCTCACATAAATACTTCCTAAAATGCCTTATGAAAAGACCTTGACAAAGTATGCATTGACCACTTTTCATTTATGCCAAGTTTAGCTCCATGTGTGAAGGGCATATGCGATAAATTGgtcatacattatctcatttgaagTCTGAATTTTATGAGCTCCCGTTAAACAATTACCATATATACATTTTACAATAAATGGGCAAACAAAGTGGCTGCAAACAATATAGAAAAGTCAATAATTAATTTCAGATTTCCAGATGTAACAGAGACATGggagatttcctttcttttcgaAAGAGACGGTTTCTTTGTTAGAAATATGCAAGCATGTTAATTCATTACTGTGTGGTTTCTCCTTTTCCAGAGCTGTCAAAGGCCTAATTTATGTGCAAGACTGAAAGCTGTTTAAATGGATAATATGCCTCCTTCATGAGAAATACCACCCCTTTATGCTCCATTAAATTCAGACGTTGACTCTATAAGCTACGTACcaattatttctttccagaaaCAGCGGCATAGTTTTTTCTACAAAGGACAACAGATTATTGCAGGCTGCTATTAATCTCCACATAGTCCACAAAATACATAGGACACTAGGGAGAAAACAATTGAGTTGCTATTTTAACATTTGCAAAATGCTATATggagaggaaataaaaggaagatgCTTGTCTGATTGCAATACTCCTATATTATTTCAAATCTCTAAAGATAGAAAAACTCTTTAATTAATCAATAATGGCCTGCTGATGTTGAAGCAGTGCCTGTGGATGAATACagatgtgggtctatttctagttGATCTTTGTTTTCCCCAACATCATGTATGGCTGACCACTGCCAAAAACATAAGCTGGATGGTAAAGTGAGTGAAAACACCTattaaaatgctaaaatgaaATCTTTCACAGTAGCTTTGTTGAGTGCAATGATAATGGACCACTTCTCTTAGTAAAAACCAGGAAAATACACTAGTATTTTAGCATAACCTACCATAGGTTAGAATTTAATATAATAGCACTGAATCATTTTGTGGGGGACAAATTACTCTAGGTAGTACGACTTTTTACAAACTATTGGTATTGATACTGGTCCATGTATCAAAATCCAAGGAGAATTGTAATAATGAAGAGCCAGTAACTTAGttagatgtttaaaattttttaccttattcatctatccatttaaaaatatttgagtgtCTACTATTTAATCTAGGTTCAACAAGTATGAGAACACAATTTTcaacaaggatacttcaaaaagtttgtggaaaaatagaattaaaagataatacaaacctttccatgcactttttgaagtacccttgttttTATTCAACACTTATCATTTGCCAGAAGCTATGATAAGTAGTATCACTAGAAGGAGGGTGGAGACAGAAATGTCCCTGGTAGAGCATGCAATCAAGTGCAGAGCCAATACTTTCATTTAAATGGTTTCTCTTTTATGTGCttgaggcatttttttttcttttttctagcagcatctatttttattacacatacacccacacactaacagatagaaagacagatatagatatgtatatacatgtgtagttatatatatataatttatttattcattcattcattcattcatttatttatttaaataacagtCCTCTTGTTTCCGAATGGGAATTTTGTTTGATCCACTCCAAACAAACGGAGAAACTTTTGGCTGGGATGGTCCACAGACCAAAGAGACAACCATAAGCCAATTAGTACATTCTGTTCCTTAGACATTTaatcaagaacagaaatgtaAACAGATCAGAGCCCATGAGACACTGAAAATATTAATGGAAGGTTTTAAGGAAAACATGTTACTTTTTTGGGAGCTACAAGCAGAAACTCTGACTGTTGCACAGGACTTCATGGTATGAAAATGTGAACACTGGAAGTGCAACTGCTAGAGGTGTGTTGCAGCTGCCCTTGACTGTGGCTCATGAGAGCTGATTGTACAACCAACTATGTACTTAGTGACACTATGTTGGTGGCTTGAAAGTGGAcatagtgggagtatttacaccacagaaatagCAAGTGCTGTAAATAAAGgcattttaaattgaattatttttttcttggagagTCATCTTACCAGTACATCACTACCATGAGGTGACTGCTGTGAGTCCATCTGATGGAGACTTAGCATGAGGCCAGTGGAGCACCATTAGAAACTAAGGCTTGATGCTATAATTTGAACTACTAGGTCAAGCTTTACTGGAAACTTGTCTACCTCTGGAGTTTTCACTTATGTGAGCATACCACTTCCCCACAAAATAAGTTTCATGGTCAATGTACATTATTTCTTAAAGGTAGAACATTCTCAATTAGCATTACTCCAAGTGCATTCTTAATTGCTAATTGAGGTTGCAGAAAAAGGTAATATGTGTACTGGGAATCTTAAGAGATGGATTGACAGATCTGAGTATGTAACTCTGCTTCTCAAGGTATATCTGGCCAGGAGGGGATTGATAATTTGTAAAAGTCTGTTTAATTGTTGAAGACATGTGCTGTCTACAGAGGTAAAGGTTAAGTagttaaacaaaatgtaatattgACCTATGCACTGATTCCAGATCTACTCCAGTAAAATCTGCAATCCATATTCCAGTAAAATTAGCTAAGTATTGCCCCAGTAAAATTTGTAAAGCCACATCTATCATTATGGCTAACTAGCCAGTAAACTAGCCAGTGAGCTTAACAACTGGGACTAAACAGGGAGAAAATTCCAAAATAACAATGTGGTCAAATTAAAACTTCTATTTTAACTTCTCTTTTAATGTGACTGGAAAGCAATGGAGGCACATATTCTATTGAGgctgaaataaaatgtttggtGAGTCTTAATGAACAAATACATTCTATCATATTTTTACTAATGTACTCAatgtcaaaagtaaaaaaaaatatgtaaaaacatatatatatacttaaattatgatacaacaaataaattattaatgatGAAACATTGATGAATGTTTTAAGCTAATTTTTGCCAAAAACCTCTCTTGTGAATTTATTGACAATATTGGCAAAGGAGTtagattttaagtatttaatgaaCTCCTGACCTGTGCTAGACACTTTTAGACACACTATGCCATTTCATTGTCACGGAAACCCCATGCACAAATATCTGATCTACTCCATGTATTAACCAAAGAAACTGTATTTCCAAAATGACAAattatttgtcaaaacttatGTATCCTGTGAGGGCAAGAGTTTCGATCCAACTCCAATGCCCATATTTAGCTGAATTATATCCCATCAACTAAAGATCTTGATGCATATTTTATCTTAGCCCAATCAGAAGGACAAATTAAttcaagaagaataaaaactaaagggaaaacatatttttagttttgtttatatGTCAGAGAACTTGAAACAGGGCAAGCCACTGGAAGATTTGAACTAATTCTCACACATTTTGAAATGAGTTGTAAAACAACATTTGATGATTGTAGTTAACATGAATCTGGAAGCTTTTTCTCTGATTGCATTGGTGTTTGAAAAATATTAGTAGGCTAGAGAGAAAGCCCAAACACATGTTCGGACTCACATGATCTTTATGTGTGGGATAAATAcagagatttttttgttgttgttgttagggtGAAATAACCAATGCTTCTGTCTGACAGCATCAAACTGACAGGTGGCTCAGAGAAATGGAGGAACTGTAAAAGCTGCATGGTCTGTCCCATCAAAATAGCTAGTACCTAAagtactagctgtgtgaccttgtggaAGTCAGTTACCCCTCAGGGACCTCAAGTTTTGAATT contains these protein-coding regions:
- the IZUMO3 gene encoding izumo sperm-egg fusion protein 3, which translates into the protein MGYLRLLLFLPLSLAAFHGVKGCLECDPKFIEDVKSLLGKLLPSEVPGRIQLLERQIKETIRLSFRVSHGNKMLRVLAVRKAVKLRTWVKNELNKLGSETWKGVFILQGKLLNFRQNLESKLKETLKSFSEVACSEDCIVTEGPVLDCWTCLRINAQCFRGEYCGDKDSKKAENREIALFLTLLAEAVILGSAVLLFHICISHRRKMKAIRTSLKKYLEKKLEELMGIIDENEEKNHFGHRKYRHRHRHEVFHNSPKY